A single region of the Biomphalaria glabrata chromosome 15, xgBioGlab47.1, whole genome shotgun sequence genome encodes:
- the LOC106063489 gene encoding chymotrypsinogen B-like isoform X2: MTFLWMILVVNGDNCTFDINPSLSIYEYERRYSRFIFKSYQKPRHFVRNWRLASKFNSSLCGRMVVDPSTTIYGLEARIAPVKSFPWHVTLLRKKKDLCNGILILSRWVLTIASCSLNTDQISIGIWNVNSLTSYEQEVKISKRFEHEDYNPWTAENNIALVRLQEEVKFNDYARPICFPTMETNFDSAAKCFVTSFGMTEPDSFMKGEFLRYSAVTILPQEACSYSRSLLSRNTDRRNICTNYDAATLCYGDDGIPLVCEVNGTYRLAGLFSSLNNLGDCVTPYFPAKYTRVFEYADWIYYVIEKNS; the protein is encoded by the coding sequence ATGACCTTCCTGTGGATGATCCTCGTTGTCAATGGAGATAACTGCACATTTGATATTAACCCATCTCTTTCTATTTACGAATACGAGAGGAGGTAtagtagatttatttttaaatcttatcAGAAGCCTCGTCACTTTGTCAGAAACTGGAGACTCGCTAGTAAGTTCAACTCCTCTTTATGTGGGCGGATGGTGGTGGATCCGTCTACCACCATCTATGGACTAGAAGCGAGGATTGCACCGGTTAAATCATTCCCGTGGCACGTCACGCTGTTGAGGAAAAAGAAGGACTTATGCAACGGTATCTTGATCCTGAGTCGCTGGGTTCTCACTATAGCCAGCTGCAGCTTGAACACAGATCAAATTAGCATAGGTATATGGAATGTGAACAGCTTAACTTCATACGAACAAGAAGTTAAAATCAGCAAGAGATTCGAGCACGAAGACTACAACCCCTGGACTGCCGAGAACAACATCGCCCTGGTAAGACTGCAAGAAGAGGTGAAGTTCAATGACTATGCAAGACCCATCTGCTTCCCAACAATGGAGACGAACTTCGACTCTGCTGCTAAATGCTTCGTCACCAGCTTCGGAATGACTGAGCCTGACAGTTTTATGAAGGGTGAATTTCTTCGCTACAGTGCTGTAACCATTCTGCCGCAAGAAGCTTGTTCCTACTCCAGGAGCCTGTTATCACGAAACACTGATCGGAGGAACATCTGCACGAACTATGACGCAGCTACGCTTTGCTACGGAGATGACGGGATACCACTGGTTTGTGAAGTGAATGGTACATACCGCCTAGCTGGACTTTTCAGTTCACTGAACAACCTCGGAGACTGCGTGACACCGTACTTCCCAGCCAAATATACCAGAGTTTTTGAATATGCAGATTGGATTTATTATGTCATTGAAAAAAATTCGTAG
- the LOC106063489 gene encoding chymotrypsinogen B-like isoform X1 codes for MIISLLLSLMTFLWMILVVNGDNCTFDINPSLSIYEYERRYSRFIFKSYQKPRHFVRNWRLASKFNSSLCGRMVVDPSTTIYGLEARIAPVKSFPWHVTLLRKKKDLCNGILILSRWVLTIASCSLNTDQISIGIWNVNSLTSYEQEVKISKRFEHEDYNPWTAENNIALVRLQEEVKFNDYARPICFPTMETNFDSAAKCFVTSFGMTEPDSFMKGEFLRYSAVTILPQEACSYSRSLLSRNTDRRNICTNYDAATLCYGDDGIPLVCEVNGTYRLAGLFSSLNNLGDCVTPYFPAKYTRVFEYADWIYYVIEKNS; via the coding sequence ATGACCTTCCTGTGGATGATCCTCGTTGTCAATGGAGATAACTGCACATTTGATATTAACCCATCTCTTTCTATTTACGAATACGAGAGGAGGTAtagtagatttatttttaaatcttatcAGAAGCCTCGTCACTTTGTCAGAAACTGGAGACTCGCTAGTAAGTTCAACTCCTCTTTATGTGGGCGGATGGTGGTGGATCCGTCTACCACCATCTATGGACTAGAAGCGAGGATTGCACCGGTTAAATCATTCCCGTGGCACGTCACGCTGTTGAGGAAAAAGAAGGACTTATGCAACGGTATCTTGATCCTGAGTCGCTGGGTTCTCACTATAGCCAGCTGCAGCTTGAACACAGATCAAATTAGCATAGGTATATGGAATGTGAACAGCTTAACTTCATACGAACAAGAAGTTAAAATCAGCAAGAGATTCGAGCACGAAGACTACAACCCCTGGACTGCCGAGAACAACATCGCCCTGGTAAGACTGCAAGAAGAGGTGAAGTTCAATGACTATGCAAGACCCATCTGCTTCCCAACAATGGAGACGAACTTCGACTCTGCTGCTAAATGCTTCGTCACCAGCTTCGGAATGACTGAGCCTGACAGTTTTATGAAGGGTGAATTTCTTCGCTACAGTGCTGTAACCATTCTGCCGCAAGAAGCTTGTTCCTACTCCAGGAGCCTGTTATCACGAAACACTGATCGGAGGAACATCTGCACGAACTATGACGCAGCTACGCTTTGCTACGGAGATGACGGGATACCACTGGTTTGTGAAGTGAATGGTACATACCGCCTAGCTGGACTTTTCAGTTCACTGAACAACCTCGGAGACTGCGTGACACCGTACTTCCCAGCCAAATATACCAGAGTTTTTGAATATGCAGATTGGATTTATTATGTCATTGAAAAAAATTCGTAG